The Paenibacillus uliginis N3/975 genome has a window encoding:
- a CDS encoding nucleotide excision repair endonuclease, with product MINITIPTPDVTITKQDAPELSHIYGFTDFHLISREKGGIFMFYNDNDELLFVGKARKLRPRIKKHFEDSVSVIKNHRNEVTKIEVCIIEDAVHREIYETYIINELKAKYNVDKVFFK from the coding sequence GTGATAAACATAACCATTCCAACACCGGATGTTACCATTACCAAACAAGATGCTCCAGAGCTAAGTCATATTTACGGATTTACGGATTTTCACCTGATCTCCAGAGAAAAGGGTGGGATCTTTATGTTTTACAACGATAATGACGAGCTGTTGTTCGTTGGAAAAGCTAGAAAGCTGAGACCTAGAATCAAGAAACATTTCGAGGATTCTGTGTCCGTGATCAAGAACCATAGAAACGAAGTTACGAAAATTGAAGTGTGTATTATCGAAGATGCAGTTCACAGAGAAATCTATGAAACGTACATTATTAATGAGCTCAAGGCCAAATACAACGTAGATAAAGTGTTTTTCAAATAA
- a CDS encoding DNA-3-methyladenine glycosylase family protein, whose amino-acid sequence MKGIQSESYIEICPPTEFDFSECLVFLGRSEHEVLHQIKDGCLYKLVKINDEIILLIIRSSSGSIQIQFPMGPPANSTCAEVVSFIREWFDLDQNLGDFYNAVSQDMVLGQLIHKYYGLRMMCIPDLFEALTWAIMGQQINLTFAYTLKKRLTEHFGQCLDFEGETYWLYPTCEKIAALDVEDLRKLQFTVRKAEYIIGIAKAMANGEITKQSLLQKRDYEKIKQSLMDIRGIGAWTADYVMMKCLHLPAAFPMADVGLQNALKIQIGLDRKPTIEEIKEMAAHWEGWQAYATFYLWRSLYE is encoded by the coding sequence ATGAAAGGGATTCAATCAGAATCTTATATAGAGATTTGTCCACCAACCGAATTCGATTTTTCGGAGTGTTTAGTGTTCTTAGGAAGGTCTGAGCATGAAGTACTTCATCAGATCAAGGATGGTTGTTTATATAAACTGGTGAAAATAAATGACGAAATAATTTTATTGATAATTCGGAGCAGCTCAGGATCAATTCAGATACAATTTCCGATGGGGCCCCCAGCTAATAGTACCTGTGCAGAAGTGGTATCTTTTATACGGGAATGGTTTGATTTGGATCAAAATTTAGGTGATTTTTACAACGCGGTTAGTCAAGATATGGTGCTGGGACAGCTTATCCATAAATATTACGGATTACGGATGATGTGTATTCCAGACTTATTTGAAGCTTTGACATGGGCCATTATGGGACAGCAGATCAATCTAACATTTGCATACACATTAAAGAAACGTTTGACGGAGCACTTTGGGCAATGTCTTGATTTCGAAGGGGAAACCTATTGGCTGTACCCGACATGTGAAAAAATAGCAGCCCTAGATGTTGAGGATCTGAGGAAGCTTCAATTTACGGTTAGAAAGGCTGAATATATTATAGGAATTGCTAAAGCCATGGCTAATGGTGAAATTACGAAGCAATCGCTCCTTCAGAAACGAGATTATGAAAAAATAAAACAATCATTGATGGACATAAGAGGAATAGGGGCATGGACGGCCGATTATGTGATGATGAAATGCTTGCATCTTCCCGCTGCCTTTCCAATGGCGGATGTGGGACTTCAAAATGCGTTAAAGATCCAAATTGGACTTGATCGTAAGCCGACAATCGAGGAAATCAAAGAAATGGCAGCTCATTGGGAAGGTTGGCAGGCATATGCCACCTTTTATTTATGGAGGTCTTTATATGAGTGA
- a CDS encoding glycerol dehydrogenase, whose amino-acid sequence MRKAFISPTKYVQGEDELLNLGYFVKTFGDSALLIAHPDDVNRVKDKLKSTIDKFNITLVESNFQGECSREEVKRLQELAKEKACSCTIGLGGGKAIDTAKCVAEGEALIIVPTIAATDAPTSHSAVLYTPEGEFDDYAYFKQSPSVVMIDTTVIANAPTRFLVAGMGDALSTYFEARATARSYSNVNAGLPCGVREGVCGEAKGTNTALALAKFCYETLLKDGLQAKVACDSNMVTPALENIIEANILLSGLGFESGGLAAAHAIHNGLTSLEGTHHYYHGEKVAFTTIAQLVLENADKEELDEVLAFSSAVGLPICLPDLGVDSVTYEELLTVAKKACIPEESIHSMPFPITEEAVAAAIMVADQLGRKYKASKEA is encoded by the coding sequence ATGAGAAAAGCGTTTATTAGCCCAACGAAGTATGTGCAGGGAGAAGATGAGCTGTTAAATTTGGGGTATTTCGTAAAGACATTCGGGGATTCTGCTTTGCTTATTGCTCATCCAGATGATGTAAATCGGGTCAAGGATAAACTAAAATCTACTATAGATAAATTTAATATCACATTGGTTGAAAGCAACTTCCAAGGAGAGTGCTCCCGCGAAGAAGTGAAGAGACTGCAAGAGCTGGCGAAAGAAAAGGCCTGTTCCTGTACGATTGGATTAGGCGGAGGAAAAGCGATTGATACAGCGAAATGTGTAGCCGAAGGCGAAGCCTTAATCATCGTTCCAACGATCGCAGCAACCGATGCACCAACGAGTCATTCCGCAGTTCTGTATACACCGGAAGGCGAATTTGATGACTATGCATATTTTAAACAAAGTCCTAGCGTGGTAATGATTGATACAACCGTTATTGCCAACGCTCCTACAAGATTTTTGGTGGCAGGTATGGGAGATGCACTCTCTACCTATTTTGAAGCCAGAGCTACTGCAAGATCGTACTCGAACGTTAATGCCGGATTACCGTGTGGTGTTCGAGAAGGAGTATGTGGTGAGGCGAAAGGAACTAATACCGCGCTGGCACTGGCCAAGTTTTGCTATGAAACCTTATTGAAGGATGGTTTACAGGCTAAAGTAGCTTGTGATAGCAATATGGTTACGCCTGCGCTTGAGAATATTATCGAGGCAAACATCCTTTTATCAGGACTCGGTTTTGAAAGTGGAGGCTTAGCTGCGGCTCACGCCATTCACAATGGATTGACTTCACTTGAAGGAACCCATCATTATTACCATGGTGAAAAAGTAGCCTTTACAACCATTGCTCAGCTGGTCCTCGAAAATGCAGATAAAGAAGAGTTGGATGAAGTATTGGCTTTCAGTTCAGCGGTGGGTCTTCCAATATGCCTTCCTGATCTTGGAGTCGATAGCGTAACGTATGAAGAATTGCTGACTGTAGCGAAAAAAGCTTGTATTCCGGAAGAATCCATTCATTCGATGCCATTCCCAATCACGGAGGAAGCGGTGGCAGCAGCCATTATGGTAGCCGACCAGCTTGGCCGGAAATACAAAGCAAGCAAGGAGGCATAA
- a CDS encoding MFS transporter, which produces MNLTQSMNRKQVRKEPFPVSILSLTAGAFAIGMTEFVIMGILPNVADDLHVSISTAGQLITMYALGVAVGAPILTILTQRIPQKKLLYLLMVLFILGNGISVFAPNYAVLMIARMITALTHGTFFGVGAVIASNLVPPNKRAGAVSIMMAGLTIANIIGVPLGTFIGQNMGWRASFGAIAIMGVVALIGIIAFIPHMKQDKPASLVQQVSALIQPKLLLYLLIGALGNAGLFTVFTYITPLLVKVTGFAEYSVTWILVLFGCGVTIGNIVGGKLADWKLMPSILGLYFSICVILTLFTFTVYSPLAAVLTIFLWGTASFAVMPGLQVRIMSLAQAAPALASTSSHSAGNLGNAAGAFIGGWVITHLSITSLLWVGALLVGLGLILGTACYIVERKHSALQAR; this is translated from the coding sequence ATGAATCTAACTCAAAGTATGAACAGAAAACAGGTACGTAAAGAACCATTCCCTGTCTCTATACTATCTCTTACGGCAGGCGCTTTTGCGATCGGCATGACTGAATTTGTTATTATGGGGATTCTACCCAATGTAGCTGATGATCTGCATGTTAGCATTTCAACCGCAGGACAACTCATTACGATGTACGCTCTAGGGGTAGCCGTGGGTGCTCCCATTCTGACAATCCTTACACAACGAATCCCGCAAAAAAAGCTGCTGTATCTACTCATGGTTCTATTCATTCTAGGCAATGGCATTTCTGTGTTCGCTCCGAATTATGCTGTACTAATGATAGCCCGCATGATAACTGCATTAACCCACGGGACGTTCTTCGGGGTTGGCGCCGTTATCGCCTCTAATCTGGTGCCACCGAATAAGCGTGCCGGGGCTGTGTCCATTATGATGGCGGGCTTAACCATTGCTAATATCATTGGGGTTCCTCTGGGTACATTCATCGGACAAAACATGGGATGGCGGGCTTCTTTTGGCGCAATTGCAATCATGGGTGTTGTGGCACTGATCGGCATTATTGCCTTCATTCCGCATATGAAACAAGACAAACCGGCTAGTCTTGTACAGCAGGTTTCCGCTCTGATTCAGCCCAAGCTGCTCCTATACCTGCTAATCGGCGCTCTAGGCAACGCCGGCTTATTCACCGTATTTACGTATATTACTCCCCTGCTCGTAAAAGTGACCGGTTTCGCCGAATATAGTGTAACCTGGATTCTGGTCCTGTTCGGCTGTGGCGTCACGATTGGTAATATCGTTGGCGGCAAGCTTGCAGACTGGAAGCTGATGCCTTCTATACTGGGGCTATATTTTTCAATATGTGTCATCCTTACCCTCTTTACCTTTACCGTGTATAGTCCGCTAGCTGCCGTACTGACTATATTTCTATGGGGTACTGCTTCCTTCGCAGTGATGCCGGGACTGCAAGTACGGATTATGAGTCTGGCCCAGGCCGCTCCAGCGCTTGCTTCTACTTCCAGTCATTCTGCCGGTAATCTGGGTAATGCCGCTGGAGCTTTCATTGGAGGATGGGTCATTACACATCTGTCCATAACATCCCTTCTTTGGGTTGGTGCGCTGCTTGTAGGGCTCGGTCTAATCCTGGGTACGGCCTGCTACATCGTTGAACGTAAACATAGTGCGTTGCAAGCCCGTTAA
- a CDS encoding amidohydrolase family protein — protein MPRKKLRNTLCILSLGVSVLAACSSGSGSNVIVEPLTDYKPSQELDLIQKIRTSKDTSSDVQELYRDITLIDIHNHDASNPNAVKTWTDYGIDRIVLFGSISEPSAKVTDQLAWDHYRKNPSHVYPSFAGFPVYDEEGLSVVKENLEQGYLNIGEIAAASTYSPIVSKLEWKSEHPNDGYLPKIYELAATYRVPVLLHIDPPNGPPIEHLKQALEQHPDTTFIFGHANAYNMPENIKPLLEKYPNLYIDFFAGFTAYSPDSKHKLEDYVPLMEQYPDRFMLSTDSGYGLNASHAAHALYEIIDLLTPETAQKAAYQNYERLIELQPPTDTQIAKIKELSAKLGEKKTYRLNKRMANELIFELEQTSEKAK, from the coding sequence ATGCCTCGAAAGAAGCTGCGAAACACACTTTGTATACTCAGCCTCGGTGTTTCAGTTCTAGCCGCATGTTCATCAGGGTCAGGCAGTAACGTAATTGTTGAACCTCTTACAGACTATAAGCCAAGTCAGGAACTGGATTTGATCCAGAAAATTCGTACATCTAAGGATACGAGTTCGGATGTACAAGAGTTATACCGGGACATCACACTCATTGATATTCACAACCATGACGCTAGTAATCCTAATGCGGTGAAGACATGGACCGACTATGGAATTGATCGAATCGTATTATTCGGAAGCATTTCCGAACCGAGTGCTAAAGTGACGGATCAACTGGCTTGGGATCACTATCGAAAAAACCCGTCCCATGTTTACCCGTCTTTTGCAGGATTCCCGGTCTATGACGAAGAGGGCCTATCCGTGGTGAAGGAAAATCTGGAGCAGGGTTATCTAAACATTGGCGAAATCGCTGCCGCCTCCACCTACTCGCCGATTGTCTCCAAATTAGAGTGGAAATCCGAGCATCCGAATGACGGCTATCTTCCCAAAATCTATGAATTGGCGGCGACCTACCGCGTTCCTGTTCTGCTGCATATCGATCCACCAAATGGCCCGCCCATTGAGCATCTGAAGCAAGCGTTAGAACAGCACCCGGATACGACTTTTATTTTCGGACATGCCAATGCATATAATATGCCCGAAAATATAAAACCGCTATTGGAAAAGTACCCAAATCTGTACATCGATTTTTTCGCAGGCTTTACCGCGTATAGTCCTGACAGTAAGCATAAGCTGGAGGATTATGTACCGCTCATGGAGCAGTATCCGGATCGGTTTATGTTATCGACAGATTCGGGATATGGCTTAAACGCATCTCATGCTGCCCATGCTTTATACGAAATCATTGATCTCCTTACCCCGGAAACCGCACAAAAAGCAGCTTATCAAAACTATGAACGATTAATTGAGCTTCAGCCCCCAACAGACACTCAAATTGCAAAGATTAAAGAGCTTTCTGCCAAACTAGGCGAAAAGAAAACCTATCGCTTGAACAAGCGGATGGCCAATGAATTGATATTTGAGCTGGAGCAGACTAGTGAGAAAGCAAAATAA
- a CDS encoding ATP-binding protein — protein sequence MSRDFGQELDTLKIQMNKIEELVGQIAHNHLNQASRVKADESDTISVENNQIDEDTGKVFYSGQYRGDKRRYRWEPQERHVGQLLDLDGDKVAKILSALGHKQRLDILRSVLKEPLTGTELVDRLNMGTTGQLYHHIKALQGADLLVQEERGGRYTLPGHRALPLLLLLAAVSDLLDTSDYIELTEARNNAGAYLGQSTDEYNPHLLLRSVLENAILEHQAGFCSQVNIFLHHDGSVTVADNGRGIPVQALPNTEKPRVQAVLTEISQYHSGSINAPNSEKGISIPIVNALSEKLTVEIRREGKVFRQEYKHGIPQTALLTVGVTNETGTRVTFLPDRDIFTSTFNPSVVSEITNEISVNYPRLSVHFNNCDMK from the coding sequence ATGTCTCGGGATTTTGGTCAAGAATTAGATACTTTAAAAATTCAGATGAATAAAATTGAAGAGCTTGTCGGACAAATCGCACACAACCATTTGAATCAAGCTTCGCGGGTCAAAGCAGATGAATCAGACACAATATCAGTGGAAAACAACCAGATAGATGAAGATACGGGCAAAGTATTTTACTCAGGTCAATATCGCGGAGATAAAAGGCGTTACAGATGGGAACCACAAGAGAGGCATGTGGGTCAATTACTTGATCTCGACGGAGATAAAGTAGCCAAAATTTTGTCCGCTCTGGGCCACAAACAACGGTTGGACATTCTGAGATCTGTTTTAAAAGAACCACTTACAGGTACTGAACTCGTAGACCGCTTGAATATGGGCACAACCGGACAACTCTACCATCACATAAAAGCCTTGCAAGGTGCTGACCTTCTTGTTCAAGAGGAACGCGGCGGAAGATACACTCTCCCGGGTCATCGGGCACTCCCACTCCTCCTGTTACTGGCTGCCGTTTCAGACTTACTTGATACGAGTGACTATATAGAATTAACAGAAGCCAGGAACAATGCCGGAGCATATTTGGGACAATCGACGGATGAGTATAATCCTCACCTTCTCCTTCGGTCAGTATTAGAGAATGCAATTCTTGAGCATCAAGCCGGATTTTGCTCACAGGTAAACATTTTTCTACATCATGATGGCAGTGTTACGGTGGCTGACAATGGTAGAGGTATTCCAGTTCAAGCTCTGCCAAATACAGAGAAGCCTCGGGTACAGGCGGTTTTAACTGAAATAAGTCAATATCATAGTGGGTCCATCAACGCCCCCAATAGTGAAAAGGGGATTAGCATTCCGATTGTCAACGCACTCTCAGAAAAGCTTACCGTTGAAATTCGGCGAGAGGGCAAGGTATTCCGTCAGGAGTACAAACACGGAATCCCACAGACAGCCTTGTTGACGGTAGGTGTAACGAATGAAACAGGTACCCGTGTCACCTTCTTGCCTGATCGTGACATTTTCACATCGACTTTTAACCCAAGTGTTGTATCGGAAATCACGAATGAAATCTCCGTAAATTATCCTCGCTTATCCGTACACTTCAACAACTGTGATATGAAATAA
- a CDS encoding Ada metal-binding domain-containing protein, translating to MWEKIIACDRMYDGLFFTAVKTTKIYCRPSCKSKKPKKINVEFFHDIGEVEKAGYRACKRCQPEVDHSPHVGLVRDVIAFLVNHYKQRLELKDISNHVGVSPYYLERLFKQETSETPRTYLDKIRVDKAAYLLTNTSGTNLEICYEVGFQSPSNFYKVFRRLQNCSPSEYRSLNSKGEQQ from the coding sequence ATGTGGGAGAAAATCATTGCGTGCGACCGCATGTATGACGGGTTATTTTTTACAGCAGTGAAAACAACTAAAATTTACTGCCGTCCTTCCTGTAAATCAAAAAAGCCGAAAAAGATAAATGTAGAGTTCTTTCATGACATTGGGGAAGTTGAAAAGGCCGGCTATCGTGCTTGCAAAAGATGTCAGCCAGAGGTTGACCACTCTCCTCATGTTGGACTTGTCCGAGATGTCATAGCCTTTTTAGTAAACCATTATAAACAAAGGCTGGAATTAAAAGATATTTCAAACCACGTCGGTGTAAGTCCCTATTACCTTGAACGACTGTTTAAACAGGAGACATCAGAAACTCCCCGCACCTACCTGGATAAAATAAGAGTTGATAAGGCGGCCTATTTATTAACCAATACATCTGGAACAAATCTTGAGATTTGTTATGAGGTCGGATTCCAGAGTCCTTCCAATTTTTATAAGGTGTTTCGCCGATTGCAAAATTGCTCTCCCAGTGAATATCGAAGCTTGAATAGTAAGGGGGAGCAGCAATGA
- a CDS encoding VCBS repeat-containing protein, translating to MGYLNHSPYWGYPSYRQARPSVLLDMKRGDVNGDGVLDTVYLVGNKEDPTSMFADHITIIIEDGATKQTTAVHPPDNAGYNAGLFLGDFNKDRVADIFLGMESGGSGGYGFFYIYSFRNNHLHELFNVQKYNELYQFKVNYEDFYKVSVGSPQLDILFTIDISNRGYDYLSPLYTDQGKLKQPVSGEVLALGALYPIVTDIKGSSYDLLALQRIIGPTNADTLGYVENLLSWDGSAFKSVRLTVSILGTKLIALY from the coding sequence ATGGGATATTTAAATCACAGCCCTTACTGGGGATATCCATCCTATCGACAAGCTCGCCCTTCAGTCTTGTTAGACATGAAACGCGGCGATGTTAATGGGGACGGTGTGCTGGATACCGTGTATTTAGTTGGTAATAAAGAAGACCCCACCAGCATGTTTGCTGACCATATTACGATCATTATCGAGGATGGAGCTACTAAACAAACAACAGCCGTTCATCCTCCAGACAATGCCGGATATAATGCTGGGCTGTTTCTTGGTGATTTTAACAAGGATCGGGTCGCGGACATATTTTTAGGCATGGAATCAGGAGGCAGTGGAGGATACGGCTTCTTTTATATCTACTCATTCCGCAATAACCATCTGCACGAACTGTTTAACGTACAAAAGTATAATGAACTTTATCAGTTTAAGGTTAATTATGAAGACTTTTATAAGGTGAGTGTCGGAAGTCCTCAACTGGACATCCTGTTTACAATCGATATTAGCAACCGAGGCTATGATTATTTGTCACCGCTTTACACGGATCAAGGGAAGCTTAAGCAGCCTGTAAGCGGCGAAGTGCTTGCTTTGGGGGCATTATACCCTATCGTTACTGATATTAAGGGGTCGAGTTATGATTTACTTGCTCTCCAGCGTATCATTGGACCAACGAATGCTGATACATTGGGCTATGTCGAGAATCTTTTGTCATGGGACGGTTCTGCCTTCAAGTCTGTAAGACTGACTGTATCCATCCTCGGCACAAAATTAATCGCGCTTTATTAG
- a CDS encoding methylated-DNA--[protein]-cysteine S-methyltransferase yields MSELYQLDYESPIGVIEIIGTDEAIYSIMFSERDTIVHMKQQQTPKVLVDCCCQLDEYFRGERSEFTFPYRFVGTDFQKKVWNALTGISYANTGSYKDIAVSIGHEKAIRAVGSANGKNKLSIVIPCHRIIGSNGQLTGYAGGLWRKEWLLQHERTTSV; encoded by the coding sequence ATGAGTGAATTGTATCAATTGGATTACGAATCACCAATTGGAGTTATCGAAATCATTGGAACAGATGAGGCCATTTACTCTATTATGTTCTCTGAACGAGATACCATAGTCCATATGAAGCAACAGCAAACTCCCAAGGTGTTGGTCGATTGCTGTTGTCAGCTTGATGAGTATTTCAGAGGTGAGCGCAGTGAATTTACGTTTCCCTATCGATTTGTAGGAACCGATTTTCAAAAAAAGGTATGGAATGCTTTGACCGGAATATCCTACGCCAACACGGGGTCCTATAAAGATATTGCTGTCTCCATTGGTCATGAAAAAGCCATTAGGGCAGTCGGAAGTGCAAATGGTAAGAACAAATTAAGTATTGTCATTCCTTGCCATCGGATTATCGGTTCGAATGGACAATTGACAGGTTACGCAGGTGGCTTGTGGAGAAAAGAATGGCTTCTTCAGCATGAACGTACGACGAGCGTATGA
- the dhaK gene encoding dihydroxyacetone kinase subunit DhaK: protein MKKIINKPETLVREMCNGLVLAHPNLEFNSKYKIIKKKELNQEKVTLISGGGSGHEPAHAGFVGKGMLDVAVAGDVFASPSQIQVYQAIRSSASNKGTLLIIKNYSGDIMNFKNAAHLAGEDGIVVDFVKVDDDIAVEDSLYTVGRRGVAGTVLVHKIAGAAAEAGMALDQVKEAAQKAIDHTKSIGFAFTSCTVPAKGTPTFTLEDNEMEYGVGIHGEPGIRREKIVPADELAGRMVTALLESLKIDDDSEQEVAVLINGFGASPMQELYLLNNSVIRELSSRNKKIYKVFVGNFMTSIDMAGASVSIMKLDDQLKQLLAEPCDTPALVVHEPFEQVNFTEVVLKQEENKSVSFTCETNEDYATIESNQFSLNNLIYLIDKMSEVIIENEVPFCELDAHAGDGDFGMSVAKGFKQLKTEWKDIISNHTTDIGDFLDACSLVIMEHCGGASGPIWGSAFRAASKHAGDKQELSVKEFAGMMSAVVKGIQDTGERSFGRGAVVGDKTLIDALAPYAESWEQSALQGDDIKTASAKAANAAVQGAKQTESIVARMGRAGTVGERSIGYPDAGAYALGVIFTQLDQALR from the coding sequence ATGAAAAAAATTATAAATAAACCCGAAACATTAGTAAGAGAGATGTGTAACGGCTTAGTTCTGGCACACCCAAACCTGGAGTTTAATAGCAAGTATAAGATCATTAAGAAAAAAGAACTCAACCAGGAAAAAGTAACGCTGATCAGCGGTGGTGGCAGCGGTCATGAACCGGCGCATGCCGGATTTGTCGGCAAAGGTATGTTGGATGTGGCTGTCGCTGGCGATGTATTTGCTTCTCCTTCCCAAATTCAAGTGTATCAGGCGATTCGGTCCTCAGCATCCAATAAAGGAACGCTATTAATTATCAAGAACTACAGCGGCGATATTATGAATTTCAAAAATGCGGCTCACCTTGCAGGTGAAGACGGCATTGTAGTCGATTTTGTGAAAGTGGATGATGATATTGCGGTGGAGGACAGTCTCTATACCGTTGGAAGAAGGGGCGTAGCGGGAACGGTCCTGGTCCACAAAATAGCAGGCGCAGCGGCTGAGGCGGGCATGGCTTTGGATCAAGTGAAGGAAGCCGCCCAAAAAGCGATAGACCATACGAAAAGTATTGGCTTTGCGTTTACTTCTTGCACAGTTCCTGCCAAGGGAACCCCAACGTTTACTCTTGAGGACAATGAAATGGAATACGGTGTCGGCATTCATGGCGAACCCGGAATCCGCAGAGAAAAGATCGTTCCGGCTGATGAGTTGGCGGGCCGAATGGTGACCGCATTGTTGGAAAGCTTGAAGATAGACGATGATTCAGAGCAAGAAGTTGCTGTATTGATCAATGGTTTTGGAGCATCGCCGATGCAAGAATTGTATCTGTTAAACAACTCGGTCATCCGTGAATTGTCATCCCGTAATAAAAAGATCTATAAAGTTTTTGTGGGCAATTTCATGACGAGTATCGATATGGCCGGCGCGTCTGTTTCGATTATGAAACTGGATGATCAGTTGAAGCAATTGTTGGCTGAACCATGTGATACACCAGCGCTGGTTGTTCATGAGCCTTTCGAACAGGTCAACTTCACTGAGGTTGTATTGAAACAAGAGGAGAATAAGTCTGTATCCTTTACTTGTGAGACGAATGAAGATTATGCCACCATAGAAAGTAATCAATTTTCTTTAAACAATCTCATTTATCTCATCGACAAGATGAGTGAAGTCATCATTGAGAATGAGGTGCCATTCTGTGAACTGGACGCACATGCGGGTGACGGTGATTTTGGCATGAGTGTGGCAAAAGGATTTAAGCAATTAAAAACCGAGTGGAAAGACATTATAAGTAACCATACAACGGATATCGGGGATTTTCTGGATGCTTGCTCCTTGGTCATTATGGAGCATTGCGGAGGAGCTTCCGGCCCGATCTGGGGATCGGCATTCCGGGCAGCCAGTAAACATGCCGGGGATAAACAGGAGCTATCGGTTAAGGAGTTTGCCGGCATGATGTCCGCCGTGGTGAAAGGGATTCAAGATACAGGCGAGAGATCGTTTGGCCGGGGTGCGGTTGTTGGTGACAAAACATTGATTGATGCACTTGCACCTTATGCTGAATCTTGGGAACAGAGTGCCCTTCAAGGCGATGATATTAAAACTGCGTCGGCGAAGGCGGCAAACGCGGCTGTACAAGGGGCGAAGCAGACAGAAAGTATTGTTGCCCGTATGGGACGAGCCGGTACTGTGGGTGAGCGAAGCATTGGTTATCCCGATGCTGGAGCTTACGCCTTAGGGGTTATTTTCACTCAGTTAGATCAAGCTTTACGGTAA
- a CDS encoding transporter, whose amino-acid sequence MAFMPPQGPQGPQQAPTSPPPQATPQKPVATTFAVDPGAISGCLFRNTFIWPRFGMGFWFFPTFVGRTSVAGFRWTGRRWVYSGFDLRSIESFTCF is encoded by the coding sequence ATGGCATTCATGCCACCGCAAGGACCCCAGGGACCGCAGCAGGCACCGACATCCCCGCCCCCTCAAGCTACCCCCCAAAAGCCTGTCGCTACAACATTTGCCGTCGACCCTGGTGCGATTTCAGGCTGTTTGTTCCGAAACACCTTTATTTGGCCGAGATTCGGAATGGGCTTTTGGTTTTTCCCCACTTTTGTCGGCCGCACTTCCGTTGCCGGCTTCAGATGGACCGGGAGAAGATGGGTTTACTCCGGATTTGATTTAAGAAGTATCGAGTCCTTTACATGTTTCTAG